GTGACGTGTAGAAGGGTTGCTCATGGAGGAACGTAGAACCGAGACTGCCGCCGAGCGCGACAGTCAACGCGCCTGCAGGGTAAGGCGTAACTCCCTCGACGAGATCAACTACGCCCATCACACCATTGTTCTCAGCCGAACGCCCAACGAAGTTTACCTCTGGGTAATCGGTCCCCATCGCCGAGAAATCCATCTTGTTTCCCATGTCGATCGAGCACAAGTCCTTTAGGAGGAAGAACTCCCAATCACCAGTTCCCAGCTTGAGGGGCGAATCGGTGTTCCTGGTCGTCAACGGCTTATGGTTCAGACTGCGAACGAAACCCGTCATGTACTGCCAATCGGGAATGTACCCGTCCTCGCTGTAGGTACTGTCCGGATCAACAACCAGAACCCCGTTGCCGTCTCGCTGTGCAGGCAGTTTCACCACTGTGTCTTTCAGGAAGCGTCCCCACTTCCTGCCGAACGAGTACTTCGGGCGTTCAAGACTGAAGACCGTAGCCAAGAACAGCCCGATCTCAGGCGTCATCCAATTCGCATGCCCGAGAATGAGATCGGCCGACGCGACGAAGTCGGTGTCCATGTAGTTGGCGTACCCGACCGAACCCTCACCATTACTGATGAAGACGATGCAGTTTCCCGCGCTGACAAGGTCCTCATCGTATGCGCAATACCGCATCACACCGTTGTCGCCTCGCTTGGCTCCAGCGTAGAACAGGTCGGAACCGTCTTCCAGCTTCGTCTGATTGGCCTTACCTCGTTCAAACCGATCGAACAGATCGCCAATGACGAAGCCGACCCAATCGGATGTGTTCAGATTCATCGCGACTCGCCCTCCTCTACGCTGGCGCCAGCCTCAACGACGCGACCTTCCTTCACTAGATAGGCAAGGTAGTTGTTGAGCGTCGCCTGGAAATCATCGACAGTAAGCTTCGAGTAGTCAGTCTCCATGTACGCCTCGACGAGCCACTCGTCGTTGTGCGTGACCTCCTGCATGGCCGACATGCCTGCCTCGACGGTCTTGTTGCGGAACAGCCTGAGCCACTTGTCCTCGACGGCCTTCCACTTGCTCGCGTTGTTCTCGTCGAACTGCTCGATACGGCCCAAGTTCTTCTTCTTCTTGTGCGCATCGTCCTTGTAGTATCCGAAAAACGTCGCCTTGTTCGGCTCCTTCGTCTGTGGGTCGAAATGCGGCTGACCCAGGGTGAATACCATCATGCATGCCGAGGCTGACGCACCCGGATAGAAGATCTCGTTGGGGAGTGTGAACACCGCTTCGAGCGTGTTGTCGACCAACATCTTGTTCTTTGCATCGGACAGGATCGTGTTTGCTCCGATTGCTGCAGCAACCGGCAGGATCACGGCCATCTTCACCGTCTTGGTGGACTGGTTGTTCTGCCGACGCTGGAGATTGGCGGCCTTGATGCAGTCGGAGACGAACTGGACGAACACCATGCCCTTGGTGGGATCTTCCTTGCCGTCCTTCGCCTTGCCCCATTCAGCCTTGTAATGACTCGGAATGCCGATGGGCTTGGCATTAAACGGTGGATTCATTAGAATCACGTCAGGATCAGCGTCCAAGACGAACTGCATCGAGTCGAACAGGGAGCCGAACTTGATGTTCGAGTTGCCGTCGCCATGGATCAGCATGTTCGTCGTGGCCAGGCCGTAGGCCTTCTCCTCGACCTCGACACCGTAGATGTGCTCGCGCTTGATCTTCGCCTGTTGTGTCTCCTTCTCTGACTGAGTCCCCGGCATCGTCGTGCAGTCAGCCAAGGCCTTGACCATGCCCTGTACGAGGAAGGATCCCGAACCGCAAGCTCCATCGAAAATTCGAGTGTTCCGGTCGACGCCGGTCACGCGGCAAGCGAACTCGGTGATGTGGTCGGGAGTGAAGGCCTGATTCTTGTCCGCCTTGCCGGTGTACTTGTTGAACGCGATGAAGAACAGGTTGAGCAGGTCCTGGCCCTCAGAGCTGTCCTCGTCGATGTAGGCGTAGATGCCAACCACGATGTCGTTGAGGATCTTAAGCCAGTCCTCAAGCGCCAACTTCTTGACCTTTTGGTCGCCAACCACGTTGGTCTTAAGAAGCTCGACCTTCTTGGCCTTGTTGTCTGAACCATCGAGAAGGTCATCAAGAGTTGTCTGGATACCCGCTCGAATCTGAGCCTCGTTGAAATTGGACCAGTATTCCCGCAGCCCCTTGGCCGTTTCGTCGTTGATCTCCGAAATGCCACGCTGCTTAATCACGCTTTTCACGTACAGCAACGTCGTGCCGACGAACTGACTACGCAGCTTCTCGTCGATGTCTTTCTTGTGCAGCAGCTCGTTGAGCGCGTAGGTGTTCCTCAGCACCTTCTCGCGGTTGTTCTGCCTGTTCGTGTCGAACAGCGACGAGTAGTAGGACATGGTGTCGATCGCCGTCTCGCCGGGCAGCTCGTGCTCGTCGTCGACCACGCTCTTCCAGACTCGCAGGTCCTCGTTCGTCGTGTTCGCCAAGATCGCGATGATCTTGTTCTTGGGGAACAGCGCCTTCTCCTGGTCCACGTACTCGCGGAGCTGATTGATGTCCGCATCTACGAATGACTGCTTTGTCTCGATCAGAACGACGGTGTTGGTCTCCGAGTCGAAGAACCGAAGATCGAGCTTGAAGTGCACGTAGTCTCGACCAAGGGCACTACGGAGCTTGTCCTTGCTGCCGGCGGCAGCAACGTAGCTGAACTCGCCACCCTCGATGTTGGTGGTGACGTACTGGAGGCCGACGGTATCCGTCATTGTTGCGCGAGACACGTGCAAGTCCTATCTGTAGAAGATCGGTCGATCTGTTGACAGTCTCACATTGAGCGACCATATGACCGCAGGCGGAGCGGAGACTGTCAAGAATCCGTGGAGAAGACGCCTCCACCTTAGCCCGTAACTGCGACACCATTCCTTTGCAGACTCGCGCCCGTGGGCGGGAGCTGGGGAGACAGCACTCGGTAACCCCACGCCTGATCGCAACCCCTGACGTCGATAGATCGATTGCGCGTGAATCAGACACATGCACCCGGTGCATGAACGCGAGGGTATCTACGCGGCACCCACCAACTGGCCCGCCGCGCGAGTACGTGCGATGGGCCATGTCGCCCCGGGGGCCGACGCTCAATGCCTGAGCACCAGTTAGCTGAGTCAAGCGGATCACTGTGCTGGAGCGCTGGTGGCAGCGTCCGCCGGGAGCCGCACAACCGCCATGGCGGGACTACCAGTCGATTCCACGGGCGCTTAAACCGTCACACACCCAGGTTGTCCAGTCGCTCGGGCAACGGCGGCTGCACGGCGCCAACGCTCCACCGGGTTGCCTCTAGTGTCTCCTACGCCACCCGTCGGCGTGGAAAACTATGGCCCAAGACCGCCGTCCATTCGGAGGGCCAATTTAGTAACAACCATGGATTTCAAGCAGTGTCCTTACGCGCCCCTCCCAGCTTTTTCTTTTGGCCCTCCACAATGGCTTCTTCACTCTCCACAACATTATTCCACTCGTAAACCGCGGCAATATCGCGGACGATCTGTAGTGAAATAAGGCCCAGGAGAATGACCCCTGCTATGGATACGGCACTAGTAGAACGTGCGAGAAATGAATACACCTCGATAGGGAACAGCTCGCCAATCTGCCGCTTGACAGCGGGGGCGATTACCCCAAATAACATTAGACTAAATGACAATGCGGAGCCACGTAAGGACAGGAGCACAGCGCGGTCAATCACTCGCGCCCAGCGATCCTCAATTTTCTTGTATTTTGGTCGCCTCTTGGTAATTCGACTGCGCCAGGACGTAAGAATACTAAACACACCCAACAGGCCCGCGGAATATAGACCCAGTGCACTCGCGATCGTATCGAACTCTGAAGCGCGGGCGTCCAGAAAGTACAGCACAAGAAAGGAAACAATAACTACTACCAAACCGAGTCGATAGTGTGAACGAGGTACTATGGCGTTTGATCTGCCGACTGATGACTGACCCACGCATCCTCCAATCCATCAACCCACTCAGTTAAGCGTTTGGTGTCGATAGCTTCTATTGCAACCCAGGCAGGCTCAACTAAATTCTCGATCTTGCTACAAATGGTCGCGTAGTACACCCCATTCGAGGGGCGCCCAGGCTTGTCAAACTTGTAGTTGAAGTAGTCAGACATTTTTCCCGGTGATATGGTCGCATTTCCCATGTTTCCACTGATGCGTGCCTGTATTTCATCTACCTGAATGTTTGCACCCGCAAGTTCGTCGGGGTCCACGTCCAGATCCTTCAGGGAATCCACGATGATCGATTCAACATCGTTTTTAGATCCATTTATAATGCGATCTACGATACTCTCACGCTGCGTCTGAGGTTTCACCTTCACAGAAATACGCTTCAGAACGTCGCGACCATCTGCATCGCGCTCGATAAATTCAGCACTCATAGAGGTGATTCCATCAACAATCTCCTTTAGGAGATCTGGGTCTGCCACTCGCTCCACGCGAATTCGTATTGCGGCAGGTACCGACGCTCTAGCTTTAGTCTTGCTTATCGGGGATCCGCTCTCATCGACTGCCCCACTGGTCTGATTCGCAGCATCCAGTCGGTTCTTGCGCTGGCTTTGGGATACAGCCCGGATCCACGGGACCAGATGAGGTACCGGATCCTTCATGCCCACTACTTCGGCAACGATTAATCCTCTTGTACTCGCCGATCCAAAGAAGAAGTCGATCCGCCTTGGCGTCTCCGCAGATCTCTCCGAGACTTCGACCCGGTCATTCATGTCGTAAGGATTAATGGCGATGTCATGGAGGCCATGCTCTCCCAAGGCGACACTTCCATGAACCACTTCGAGGTCAGGATCATATTCGCATCCCCGCACGGAAAGAGTAGGAGAACTCTCCAGAAATTCATTTTCCGCATCCGGTGCTTCGATTTCATTTTCTCCGGCTGGATCTGACACAGCTCCCCACGGCGGTTTTCCTACACGGATCTCCTGTGAAACTAAACCAAGCGCTTCCAGCAATCTGTGCCGATGCTCTTCGATCTCTTGTCCGAGGAGAGTTTTCTGACCTTCCAACATCTCAAATGTATAAACTCGATAACCCCAGTTTGCCAAGGATCCCCCTGATGTTCGTGTTACAAGATGATGACCGGTCAGACAGCTACTGATCACATGTTGTTCGAAGTGTAGCCCCGTACTGCACTGCCAGGGAGGAGCCCGCGTTTTACAGACGAGGGGGATGGCCGTCTTCTAGGCTCTCCCAGGACCGGCTGTCCGTGGATGTCTCCCACTCCACGCCTAGCCCACCGCGCCCGCTGGTCACCGTGACCGACAGACGTGGCTCCAGCGGCGTCGACGACGTCACCGATACATGGGCCTCGATCTCCTGGACCCCGTCCGGCGCCCTTAAGCCCACGGGGGCCGAGTGGCCAACGACGTCCCCATCGGAGTCCACAATCTTCGCGCGCACGTACTTCACGCCCTCGGTCGGACGCTCGATCAGCTCTTCCTCGCGCTCCGTGGCGGCCCATCGCGTCCAGTCCGTCTCGTCGTAGTCCAGCTCGTACGCCCCACGGTTGCCGTAAGCCTCGGTGTCCTTGTGCCGGCCGATCTTCGTGCAGCCGGCCTCGTCGACCATGCACCGCAGCCGGGCCGTCATCATCTCCACATGCGGGTGCCACATCATCATCGGCCCCAGTCCCGGAGCCTGTTCCTCCCAGACCTTGTACTCCATGCACATGGCCGCGTACAGCTCGGCGGTGAGGTCCGAATGCTTGTACCAGCACGGCGGAACTACGGAGGTCACCAGCCGGTACTCGGCCACGAACCAGTCGACCCAGCGGCGCAGCGTGTTCCACGCCTCCCACTGGTGCTCGGCCTCGATCTCCCGCCACCGCGTGCCCATCCACACCGGCGGACCCTCGCCCGCGAGTTCCGCGGCGACCTCCGGGTCGACGTAGGGCAGCGGAGTCCCCGTCTGTCCGTCGTCATCTGCGGCCGCCGGCGCCTCCCAGTCCGTGAGTTCGTCGTCTTCAACCCAGGGCGATGCCATCAGTTCCGTCCTTCCCTCGTGTACCGGCGTGCTGGCCCGCCCAGCAGCCTCTCGAGCCGGGCGAACAGCTCCTCAACGGCTTCGCGACCGCCTGCCCCAGTCGAGCGCATGTAGCGATGCGCGGCGTCCTCGCATGTACCGCACAGCCACACCCCGATTCCGCCGGCGGCACGGCACACGGCGCGGTCCAGGTGCCGTCCATCGGTGCAGTGCCACCTCGTGGCGACGGACCGCTGGCAGACATGGCACCGTGCCCCCCCGTCGTCGCTCATGCCTGACTCTGCCGGATCATCCTGGCCACGATCACGATCGTCGCCCGCCTGCGGTCCCATCCAAAGAACTCCTTCTTGCCGTCCATGATCTGATGCAGCCGCTGGTGATGGTCCCGGCACAACGGCATCAGGTCGTTGTGCGCTTCGCGGGCCTGCCACCGGCCCTCCTCGTCCTGGCCCACGCCCTTGTACGAGACGTGGTGCAGATCCAGGGTCCCGGCCCGGGTCAGCGTGATCCCGCAGACCTGGCAGGCCGGCTCGTGGCCGGCCTGCCGGCAGTCCGCGAACCACCGCACCCGCCTGTAACCCCACGCCTGGGACCGCAGGTACCGCTTGTACGCGACCGAGCCGGTGCGGTGCAGCCCGAACCTGCCCATGCCCTCACCGCACCGGGATCGCCGGGGCCGTCTCCGGCACCGGGTCCAACGCCGCCACGGGCTCTTCGGCCCGGTCCGCGTCGGTCGGTGTCGACGGAGCCGGGTCCTTGGACTCCAGCTCGGCCAGCAGCGCCTTCGAGTACCGACCCGCGGCCTCCTTGATCTGCTTGCCGTCCTTGCGGTCCCACCAACGGGTCATCCGCATCAGGATCGGACGCCCGTTGCGATTCAGCAGCACCCCCCACCCGAACGGCAACCGACGCAGCTCCGCGACCGAGACCACCTCGGTGTCGTGAATCTGCTCGGAGACCGAGGTGTGGTCCTTGCCGCGAGACTTCGAGGTCCGCATGATCTTGCGCTGACCGGCCAGCTTGGCGAACTGCTCCAGGTCGGCCACGTTCGAGGCACCCCCGAGCTGAACCTTCACCGTCGCCGCGTCGAACAGCGCCTGCGCCTGCTGCTCGCCCCACTCGTTGCGGGCCTGAGCCATCGACTGGAACACCGCGAACGGGCTGATGCCCACACCGCCGCCGTCCGCCATCAGCTGGGTCAGCCCCGGCCAGGCACCGGAGATGTTCGCGATCTCATCGAGCACCAGGGACAGCGGCGGGTCCAGCCGGTTCCCGGGCGACTTCGCCGCCAGCTCACGGGCACGCTCGGTGATGGCGTCCATCATCGCGATCAGGAACGGCCCCGCCGACGAGCCGCCGGTCTTGGTGCCCACGATGTAGAGCGTCCCGCACTCGGTGAGGAACTTGTCGATGTCCAGGGTCTCTTCGAACCGGTTGGGTCGCAGCACGTCGCGGACCTCGGGCACCGACAGCCCCTTGACCGCACCCTCGACGCCGAACCACTTGGACTGGAGCAGCTTCGGGTCGCCCTCGACGATGCCCTTGAGCACCAGGTTCCAGTTCAGCGCGGCCTTGGGATGCTCGGTGAGGATCTTCACGGCCTCCTTGGCCTCGGCCGGGTTGTTGCCCCACCGCATCAGATCATCCACGGTGCGCTCACCCAGCGCCGCGGCGTGCAGCAGGCACTCCATGATCGTGATCGCCGGGGCCTGCCACTCCGCGTTCGAGCTGGAGGCCCCCAGGCCGGAGGCACCGATCAGCGACGCCGCTCGCTGATTCGCCACACGCGGCTCTTCACAGCCCGTGATCGGGGACCACTTCAGCGTGGAGGGCTGACCGGTCAGCCCCTGCGGGTCGAACAGGGCCACCGGCCCCTTCTTCTTGCGCAGCTCGGCCGTGGCCCCCAGGTTGTCCGCGCGAGAGCTGGTCGTGATGACCGGGCCGGGTGCGTCGAGAATCGCACCGATCAGCAGGTGCACGCCCTTGCCCGAGCGCGGCGGGCCGATCAGCACCACCGACTCCTCGTAGGAGGCGAACACGTCCACGCCCTCGGCCTTGCCCAGACGCATGGCCCCGTCCGTGATGGCCGGCTTCTTGATCGAGGGCCGGACCTTCTTCACCCGGGACAGCACCGACCTGCGGCCCACCGTCTTGGTGATCTCCGCAGACCGGGCCAGGCCCTCGCGCTCACGCAGCTCCTTGATGAACTTCTTGTCCGACTGCTGGTACCGGCTCCACGCCGTCACCGCCACACCGATCAGCACGAGCACCAGCACCCCCAGACCGACCAGCCAGCCGATGACCCCGCCGGTGGTGGCCGTGCACCCCTGCGCGGTGGCCCCGAACGCGGCCGGGTC
The sequence above is a segment of the Micrococcus endophyticus genome. Coding sequences within it:
- a CDS encoding type IV secretory system conjugative DNA transfer family protein, which produces MRRERGNNSVLEGDSPAETALIWLIGPAVLLYGAYLLAGFLAGRIHCGAPTKPDSLFAPLGFLVGEHDPAAFGATAQGCTATTGGVIGWLVGLGVLVLVLIGVAVTAWSRYQQSDKKFIKELREREGLARSAEITKTVGRRSVLSRVKKVRPSIKKPAITDGAMRLGKAEGVDVFASYEESVVLIGPPRSGKGVHLLIGAILDAPGPVITTSSRADNLGATAELRKKKGPVALFDPQGLTGQPSTLKWSPITGCEEPRVANQRAASLIGASGLGASSSNAEWQAPAITIMECLLHAAALGERTVDDLMRWGNNPAEAKEAVKILTEHPKAALNWNLVLKGIVEGDPKLLQSKWFGVEGAVKGLSVPEVRDVLRPNRFEETLDIDKFLTECGTLYIVGTKTGGSSAGPFLIAMMDAITERARELAAKSPGNRLDPPLSLVLDEIANISGAWPGLTQLMADGGGVGISPFAVFQSMAQARNEWGEQQAQALFDAATVKVQLGGASNVADLEQFAKLAGQRKIMRTSKSRGKDHTSVSEQIHDTEVVSVAELRRLPFGWGVLLNRNGRPILMRMTRWWDRKDGKQIKEAAGRYSKALLAELESKDPAPSTPTDADRAEEPVAALDPVPETAPAIPVR
- a CDS encoding restriction endonuclease subunit S; amino-acid sequence: MNLNTSDWVGFVIGDLFDRFERGKANQTKLEDGSDLFYAGAKRGDNGVMRYCAYDEDLVSAGNCIVFISNGEGSVGYANYMDTDFVASADLILGHANWMTPEIGLFLATVFSLERPKYSFGRKWGRFLKDTVVKLPAQRDGNGVLVVDPDSTYSEDGYIPDWQYMTGFVRSLNHKPLTTRNTDSPLKLGTGDWEFFLLKDLCSIDMGNKMDFSAMGTDYPEVNFVGRSAENNGVMGVVDLVEGVTPYPAGALTVALGGSLGSTFLHEQPFYTSQNVSVLRFNNDEVSTYARLFLASMIEFESRFKYFPFGRELNKYIRTVFGFDLPIKRDENGEPVADPTKQYHADGFTPDWQFMEDYIKSLPYGDRIPEIESEEDGGDQP
- a CDS encoding N-6 DNA methylase, which gives rise to MSRATMTDTVGLQYVTTNIEGGEFSYVAAAGSKDKLRSALGRDYVHFKLDLRFFDSETNTVVLIETKQSFVDADINQLREYVDQEKALFPKNKIIAILANTTNEDLRVWKSVVDDEHELPGETAIDTMSYYSSLFDTNRQNNREKVLRNTYALNELLHKKDIDEKLRSQFVGTTLLYVKSVIKQRGISEINDETAKGLREYWSNFNEAQIRAGIQTTLDDLLDGSDNKAKKVELLKTNVVGDQKVKKLALEDWLKILNDIVVGIYAYIDEDSSEGQDLLNLFFIAFNKYTGKADKNQAFTPDHITEFACRVTGVDRNTRIFDGACGSGSFLVQGMVKALADCTTMPGTQSEKETQQAKIKREHIYGVEVEEKAYGLATTNMLIHGDGNSNIKFGSLFDSMQFVLDADPDVILMNPPFNAKPIGIPSHYKAEWGKAKDGKEDPTKGMVFVQFVSDCIKAANLQRRQNNQSTKTVKMAVILPVAAAIGANTILSDAKNKMLVDNTLEAVFTLPNEIFYPGASASACMMVFTLGQPHFDPQTKEPNKATFFGYYKDDAHKKKKNLGRIEQFDENNASKWKAVEDKWLRLFRNKTVEAGMSAMQEVTHNDEWLVEAYMETDYSKLTVDDFQATLNNYLAYLVKEGRVVEAGASVEEGESR